A part of Vibrio sp. B1FLJ16 genomic DNA contains:
- a CDS encoding O-succinylhomoserine (thiol)-lyase, which translates to MSTRKPATIAVRTGIESDTQYHAVVPPIYLSTNYGFPAFGEVPKYDYTRSGNPNRGLLESALSELESGKGAVVTNCGTSALNLWVSAFIGPDDLIVAPHDCYGGTYRLFNTRSNKGDFRVLFVDQSDEQALDAALAQKPKLILLETPSNPLVRVVDIAAVCEKAKQIGALVAVDNTFLTPVYQKPLDLGADFVIHSTTKYINGHSDVIGGVVITKTQEHAEELAWWGNCIGATGTPFDSYMTLRGIRTLGARMRVHEESSQQVLAYLKKQSLVAKIYHPSLPEHPGHEIAKKQQSGFGSMLSFEFGGSIEQLKAFVKELQLFSLAESLGGVESLICHPASMTHRAMGEEALAEAGVSQQLLRLSVGLEDAQDLIADLEQAFTKSAQQ; encoded by the coding sequence ATGAGCACCCGCAAGCCCGCGACCATTGCTGTACGCACTGGCATAGAATCTGATACTCAATATCATGCTGTCGTACCACCTATCTACCTTTCAACAAATTACGGCTTTCCTGCATTTGGGGAAGTTCCAAAGTACGATTACACCCGTTCAGGTAATCCGAACCGAGGGTTGTTGGAAAGTGCTCTGTCTGAGTTAGAGTCAGGTAAAGGGGCTGTGGTCACTAACTGCGGTACGTCAGCACTGAACTTGTGGGTTTCTGCGTTTATTGGTCCTGATGACCTGATTGTAGCGCCACATGATTGCTACGGCGGTACTTACCGTCTGTTCAACACCCGCTCTAACAAAGGCGATTTCAGGGTACTGTTTGTTGATCAATCTGACGAGCAGGCACTTGATGCCGCATTGGCGCAAAAGCCAAAACTGATTTTGTTAGAAACCCCCTCGAACCCTCTGGTTCGTGTGGTGGATATTGCTGCAGTATGTGAAAAAGCAAAACAAATTGGTGCCTTAGTCGCGGTAGACAATACTTTTTTGACACCTGTGTACCAAAAGCCTTTAGACCTTGGGGCCGACTTCGTTATTCACTCCACGACAAAATACATCAATGGTCACTCAGATGTGATTGGTGGGGTGGTGATCACCAAAACACAAGAGCATGCAGAAGAGCTGGCGTGGTGGGGCAACTGCATTGGTGCGACAGGCACACCATTTGATAGCTACATGACGCTAAGAGGTATCCGTACTTTAGGCGCACGTATGCGAGTGCATGAAGAGAGCTCCCAGCAAGTGCTGGCTTACCTGAAGAAACAGTCTTTAGTAGCAAAAATTTATCATCCGAGTCTGCCAGAACACCCGGGACATGAGATTGCTAAGAAGCAGCAATCTGGTTTTGGTTCAATGCTGAGTTTTGAGTTTGGCGGCTCAATTGAGCAGCTCAAAGCGTTTGTTAAAGAGCTGCAGTTATTCTCTCTTGCTGAGTCACTTGGTGGGGTAGAGAGCCTGATATGTCACCCAGCATCAATGACACACCGTGCGATGGGTGAGGAAGCGTTGGCAGAAGCTGGCGTCTCTCAGCAATTGCTGCGCCTTTCTGTCGGACTGGAAGATGCGCAAGATCTGATCGCTGACCTTGAACAAGCCTTTACCAAATCTGCACAGCAATAG
- the metJ gene encoding met regulon transcriptional regulator MetJ — translation MADWNGEYISPYAEHGKKSEQVKKITVSIPLKVLKVLTDERTRRQINNLRHATNSELLCEAFLHAYTGQPLPTDEDLRKDRPDDIPTEAKALMTEMGIEFESFDEE, via the coding sequence ATGGCTGACTGGAATGGCGAATACATTAGCCCGTATGCTGAGCATGGAAAGAAAAGCGAACAAGTAAAAAAAATCACTGTATCTATCCCGCTGAAAGTTTTAAAAGTGCTAACTGATGAGCGTACTCGTCGTCAGATCAACAACTTACGCCACGCAACCAATAGCGAACTGCTATGCGAAGCATTCCTGCACGCGTATACAGGCCAGCCGCTTCCAACGGATGAAGACCTTCGTAAAGATCGCCCAGATGATATCCCGACAGAAGCGAAAGCGCTGATGACGGAAATGGGTATCGAATTTGAGTCATTTGACGAAGAGTAA
- a CDS encoding malic enzyme-like NAD(P)-binding protein — protein MSEENSQAVTPEEEKRQQALDYHAYPTPGKIAVELTKPAETAGDLALAYSPGVAEPVREIAQNPDNVYKYTAKGNMVAVISNGTAILGLGNLGPLASKPVMEGKALLFKRFAGLDSIDIEVKHRTIDEFVNTVASIADTFGGINLEDIKAPDCFEIEKRLIERCDVPVFHDDQHGTAIVTAAGMLNAIELQGKKLEESVIVCLGAGAAAVACMELLIKCGAMREKIYMLDRKGVIHTRRDDLNEYKQLFANNTDKRTLEDVIEGADLFLGVSGPNLLPAEALKLMADKPIVFACSNPDPEIKPELAHEVRDDLIMGTGRSDYPNQVNNVLCFPFIFRGALDVRASEINDEMKLAAVDAIRQLAKEPVPEAVLKAAGVDKLEFGSDYIIPKPMDARLLPRVAKAVAQAAVDSGVARIEMPENYMSA, from the coding sequence ATGTCTGAAGAGAACAGCCAAGCAGTAACTCCGGAAGAAGAAAAGCGTCAACAAGCTCTTGATTACCATGCTTACCCAACCCCGGGTAAAATAGCTGTTGAGTTAACTAAGCCAGCGGAAACCGCAGGTGACCTTGCATTAGCATACAGCCCTGGCGTTGCCGAACCTGTACGTGAAATCGCGCAAAATCCTGATAATGTCTATAAGTACACCGCGAAAGGTAACATGGTTGCCGTGATTTCTAACGGTACTGCTATTCTTGGTCTGGGTAACCTTGGTCCTCTTGCTTCTAAACCAGTTATGGAAGGTAAAGCGTTACTGTTTAAGCGTTTTGCAGGCCTGGATTCAATTGATATTGAAGTAAAGCACCGCACTATTGATGAGTTCGTTAATACCGTAGCGAGCATTGCTGATACATTCGGTGGCATCAACCTTGAAGATATCAAGGCACCGGACTGTTTTGAAATTGAAAAGCGTCTTATTGAGCGCTGTGACGTTCCTGTCTTCCATGATGACCAGCACGGTACAGCTATCGTTACGGCTGCAGGTATGCTCAATGCCATCGAGCTGCAAGGTAAGAAACTCGAAGAGTCGGTTATTGTGTGTCTGGGTGCCGGGGCTGCAGCGGTTGCTTGTATGGAACTGCTGATCAAGTGTGGTGCAATGCGTGAAAAGATTTATATGCTGGATCGTAAAGGCGTAATTCATACGCGTCGTGACGATCTAAACGAGTACAAACAGTTGTTTGCGAACAACACTGATAAGCGTACTTTAGAGGACGTGATTGAAGGTGCGGATCTGTTCCTTGGTGTTTCTGGTCCGAATCTTTTACCAGCCGAAGCTCTGAAGTTAATGGCAGACAAACCAATTGTTTTTGCGTGTTCAAACCCGGACCCTGAAATCAAGCCAGAGCTTGCTCATGAAGTGCGTGATGATCTTATTATGGGTACCGGACGTAGTGATTACCCGAACCAGGTTAACAACGTGCTTTGTTTCCCATTCATTTTCCGTGGTGCGCTTGATGTCCGGGCAAGTGAAATCAATGATGAAATGAAACTGGCGGCGGTTGACGCTATTCGTCAGTTGGCTAAAGAGCCAGTGCCGGAAGCGGTATTGAAAGCGGCAGGTGTAGATAAGCTGGAGTTTGGCTCTGACTACATCATTCCTAAACCAATGGATGCCCGTCTGCTGCCACGTGTTGCAAAAGCGGTCGCTCAAGCTGCTGTTGACTCAGGTGTTGCTCGTATTGAAATGCCGGAAAACTATATGTCTGCGTGA